From the Candidatus Cloacimonadaceae bacterium genome, the window GCATGTTCAAATCCGCGGTGGAGCCTCGCACATATTCGCTCGCCAAGGGATTGAGCCTTTCAGCGGTGCTAAAATCCGCCACCAAGGGAAAGAGTATCCAAGCAAGCCCCGCCAGAGCGAGGAAGATAAAGAGATATTTAATCATTCTTCCCTCCCCGGCTGGCACGGATATGTTTCAAAGCATAGAGAAAGATCACCGTGGTCAATCCTGCTCCGATCGTGGCTTCCGTCATCGCCACATCGGGTGCGGAAGCGATTAGAAACATGATCGATGCCATCAGACTGATCACTCCGGAAGCGATCACGGCACTCACCACGCGCTTTGTAAGCACGGCAAAGATTGCCGCCAACACGCTGATGAACCCTAAAACGACCAATGCGGCATTTTCAAACATTGCATTCCTCCTCGTCAAAACTGGCGTCAACTCTGTCCTGAGCCAATTCGTCTCGCACGCTGCGATCAGTGAGTTTGATCCCCAACCGGTGCGCCGCGCGGGACATGGCATGCGAGCTGATGGGATTTGTGAACAGGATAAAGAGGATCAGAAGAATCAGACGCGGCAGCCAGTTTGGCAGGATCAATCCGATTCCCAAAAGAGCCAGCATCGATCCCAGCGAAGTGGCTTTGGTGCCTGCCTGCATGCGGTTATAGACATCCGGCATGCGCAGAATACCCAAAGCACCCAAAAACAAAAGTAGCGAACCAAGCAAGGTGAAAACTGCACCGATGATCTGCATCATAAGCCCCTTTCCATATAGCGCGCCACCACGATCCCGCTCAAAAAGCTGAGCAGGGCATAGACCAACGCCACGTCCAGATAGATGATCCTGCCCCCAAACACTGAGATCATCACGATCAGCGAGATCCCGATCACCGTCATCGTGTCCAAAGCCACTACGCGGTCAGCGCAAGTAGGCCCTTTCAAAAAACGGACAAAAGCGATCAATATCGCTCCAAGCATCGTGTAAAACGAGATTTTCAACAAAACCGATACAATGCTATCCAAAGATCACCTCCAGATATTTCTCAAACTTGCTGACGATTGCCTTTGTGGCGCCATCGATATCATCCGTGCGGATGTCGATCCAGTGGATATAAAAATCCTCACCTTCGGTTTCAACGGTCATCGTTC encodes:
- a CDS encoding DUF4040 domain-containing protein, yielding MFENAALVVLGFISVLAAIFAVLTKRVVSAVIASGVISLMASIMFLIASAPDVAMTEATIGAGLTTVIFLYALKHIRASRGGKND
- the mnhG gene encoding monovalent cation/H(+) antiporter subunit G, with the protein product MMQIIGAVFTLLGSLLLFLGALGILRMPDVYNRMQAGTKATSLGSMLALLGIGLILPNWLPRLILLILFILFTNPISSHAMSRAAHRLGIKLTDRSVRDELAQDRVDASFDEEECNV
- a CDS encoding monovalent cation/H+ antiporter complex subunit F, whose protein sequence is MDSIVSVLLKISFYTMLGAILIAFVRFLKGPTCADRVVALDTMTVIGISLIVMISVFGGRIIYLDVALVYALLSFLSGIVVARYMERGL